The Pelmatolapia mariae isolate MD_Pm_ZW linkage group LG10_11, Pm_UMD_F_2, whole genome shotgun sequence genome includes a region encoding these proteins:
- the LOC134636595 gene encoding forkhead box protein O3: MLMMEDDELDAHQVDSDFEPQSRPRSCTWPLPCPQDFPGGHEVNVGLPLASIKVEPEDIPACRAGLVGGTPGELKHPAGAPAPTGATHPCLAGAALDVTGPLRKAKSSRRNAWGNQSYADLITRAIESTPEKRLTLSQIYDWMVRYVPYFKDKGDSNSSAGWKNSIRHNLSLHTRFIRVQNEGTGKSSWWMLNPDGGKMGKAPRRRAVSMDNSTKYLKSKGRIRGKRVGRPGIGAGSASVGLQSSPDHGSPSRKGLQGAGGASGTDGEFDAWTDLHSRASSSASTLSGRLSPILAEGEPEEPEEGGLSCSTSPHLYPSPTSARSPSMGAGNHCPPLEQLPQLANLTGAISLDEQMMEDGYHHHRSQQQQHQQHQAIGRHKHQTAVYHYNSGVKGQGSYGSSVYGATGMGMLRHHSPMQTIQENKPASFSGTMRAYSSTNALQSLLTGGPAGQQYCPKDMMLGQERESHSLMNQATNGVGSNHHSHHPGLHNGHSHNGLHSHSSAHSHNRTHSHTPSHNHNNVTNHNSPHSLTHNGHSLSQSHNHTPPRAAALTPRGSSNQLQAYNHKAPYLYSPPSHAHLPASTTLPPNPAGMLGMPQDSCHVATAPHPRHNHYPDPQHQGMSNGPYHHGLAMGSGTTGSNYHGYHQPHPHERLPADLDIDMFHGSLDCDVESILLHDIMDSGEEMDFNFDCSLAQGVGIGMGMGMGVTMGMGMGMSGLAGPQQAHSNQSWVPG; encoded by the exons ATGTTGATGATGGAGGACGACGAATTAGACGCTCATCAGGTTGATTCGGATTTCGAGCCTCAAAGCCGCCCTCGCTCATGCACCTGGCCGCTGCCTTGTCCACAGGATTTCCCCGGTGGACACGAGGTGAACGTAGGTCTTCCACTGGCCAGCATCAAGGTAGAACCGGAAGACATCCCCGCTTGCAGAGCGGGGCTCGTGGGCGGAACGCCGGGAGAGCTGAAGCATCCAGCCGGCGCCCCTGCACCCACAGGCGCGACGCACCCATGCTTGGCTGGCGCGGCTCTGGATGTCACCGGACCCCTGCGCAAAGCCAAATCCTCGCGGCGAAACGCGTGGGGGAACCAGTCCTACGCGGATCTCATTACCCGCGCTATTGAGAGCACCCCAGAAAAAAGactcacactgtcacagatATACGACTGGATGGTCCGTTATGTGCCCTATTTCAAGGATAAGGGCGACAGTAACAGCTCAGCTGGCTGGAAG AACTCAATCCGACACAACCTGTCCCTTCACACACGCTTCATCCGGGTGCAGAATGAGGGTACAGGGAAGAGTTCCTGGTGGATGCTCAATCCAGATGGAGGAAAAATGGGCAAAGCCCCGCGGAGACGAGCAGTCTCTATGGACAACAGCACAAAATACCTAAAAAGCAAAGGCCGGATCAGAGGCAAGAGGGTTGGCCGCCCTGGGATTGGAGCTGGGTCTGCTAGTGTGGGGCTCCAGAGCTCCCCTGATCATGGCAGCCCTTCACGGAAAGGCCTCCAAGGAGCCGGAGGTGCATCTGGAACAGATGGAGAGTTTGATGCTTGGACAGACCTCCATTCCAGGGCTAGTTCATCAGCGTCTACCCTTAGTGGGCGTTTGTCACCCATCCTCGCAGAGGGAGAACCAGAGGAACCAGAGGAGGGCGGCCTGTCCTGTTCCACCTCCCCTCACCTCTACCCGTCGCCAACTAGTGCACGCTCTCCATCCATGGGTGCTGGAAATCACTGTCCTCCTCTTGAGCAGCTGCCTCAGCTGGCTAACCTGACGGGTGCCATCAGTCTGGATGAGCAGATGATGGAGGATggttatcatcatcatcgttcacagcagcagcaacaccagCAGCATCAAGCTATTGGCAGACATAAGCACCAAACTGCTGTCTATCACTACAACTCTGGAGTGAAAGGACAGGGCTCCTATGGTTCAAGTGTCTATGGGGCAACAGGCATGGGGATGCTGCGTCACCACTCACCCATGCAGACCATTCAGGAGAACAAACCAGCCAGTTTCTCTGGAACCATGCGGGCATACTCAAGCACTAATGCCCTTCAGAGTCTGCTAACAGGGGGTCCAGCTGGACAGCAATACTGTCCCAAGGACATGATGCTTGGACAGGAGAGGGAAAGCCATTCTCTGATGAATCAAGCTACAAATGGAGTTGGATCCAACCATCACAGCCACCACCCTGGCCTCCACAATGGCCACAGCCACAATGGACTGCATAGTCACAGCTCAGCTCATAGCCATAACAGAACTCACAGCCATACTCCCAGTCATAATCACAACAATGTAACCAACCACAACTCACCTCACAGCCTCACTCACAATGGTcacagcctcagccagagccataACCACACACCACCCCGGGCTGCTGCCCTGACCCCACGTGGCAGCAGCAATCAGTTGCAGGCCTACAACCACAAAGCTCCTTACCTGTACAGCCCCCCGTCACATGCCCACCTTCCTGCTTCTACCACCCTGCCCCCAAATCCAGCAGGTATGCTCGGCATGCCCCAGGACTCGTGTCATGTTGCCACAGCTCCCCACCCACGTCACAACCATTACCCAGACCCACAACACCAAGGCATGAGTAATGGACCGTATCACCATGGCCTCGCGATGGGCAGTGGTACCACTGGTAGCAACTACCATGGCTATCACCAACCTCACCCCCATGAGAGACtaccagctgacctggacattGACATGTTCCATGGCAGCTTAGACTGCGATGTGGAGTCCATCCTCCTCCATGATATCATGGACTCTGGGGAGGAGATGGACTTTAACTTTGACTGCTCCTTAGCCCAAGGTGTGGGCATCGGCATGGGTATGGGAATGGGTGTGACTATGGGTATGGGTATGGGAATGAGTGGACTGGCTGGTCCACAGCAAGCCCATAGCAACCAGAGCTGGGTGCCTGGGTAA